Sequence from the Phormidium ambiguum IAM M-71 genome:
CAGCTTGTAGTTATTACTTTGGGCCCTTTGCTAATATTCTAGAAGCGGCGGCTGCTAAAGTTGGCTATTTAGAAGATTTACAACAAGAAGGAGCCAAAGGAATTACATTACGGATTAAACAGTGTCAGCCTGAAACATTAACCCGAATTAGCGATCGAGAATAAAAGTTTTTGGTAAATTTCGATGAAAATTCTGCTAGTAGAAGATGATGAAACGACAGTTGATGTATTAGCTCAAGAACTCAAAACCTATCACTATACTGTTGAGACAGCACTGGATGGTCAAATAGGTTTAGAACTAGCTCAAGCTTATCATTATGACCTAGTTGTGCTGGATATTATGCTGCCTAATTTGGATGGAATTAGTATTTGTCGGCAACTGCGATCGCAGGGTTCGCAAATACCAATTTTAATGTTAAGTGGAAGGGAAGGCAGTAGCGATCGGGTGATAGGTTTAGAAGCAGGAGCCGATGATTACGTCGTCAAACCATACGAACTTTCAGAATTAATCGCTCGGATTCAGGCTTTGCTAAGGCGAGGCAATTCTACCTTAACAACGGTGTTGACTTGGGAAAAGCTTCGACTTTATCCAGATGCTTACCAAGTGACATACGAGGGAACTCTGTTACACTTAACTCCAAAAGAATACAGCATCTTAGAGCTTTTCTTACGCAATCCTCAGCGAATCTTCAGCCGAAGTACCATCCTAGATCATATCTGGCCTAGCGGAGAATTTCCGCAAGAAGAAGCCGTTTCCACTCAAATCAAGGGTCTGCGACAGAAACTCAAAACAGCCGGAATGAATACCAATTTGATAGAAACTGTCTATGGATTGGGCTATCGGCTAAAAGCACGACCGGAAGATTTCCCCGCTGCAAGGATGTCGCCAGAGGAACAATCACATCCGACTAGTGTTCCGCTAATAGACAAGCTTCACGCTCAAGCCAAAGTCCAGGCAGTACTGCAAGAGATCAGGGCTAAATTTTTAGAGAGTTGGAAAGCGCAAATAATGGTGTTTGAGGATGCGATCGTCCAACTCTCTACCGGAAATCTCACTCAAGAACTGCGTTCCTCAGCCCAAGCAAAAGCTCATACCTTAATTGGCTCGCTGGGTTCATTTGGTTTACCGAAAGGTTCACAAGTGGCACAACAAATTGAACAGCTGCTACGCCTAGATTCTCCGGGTGAGAAGGAAGCACAGCAACTTCAGAACTTACTCGATCAACTAGAACAAATTGTCACCAGTAAACCATTCACAACAGAATCAACAGTTGATGTCAAAATTGGATCGGGTCGGTTACTGGTGGTTGATGATGATGAGATACTGACAGCGCAGATCAAAAACGAAGCGATTATTTGGGGTTTCCAGGTGGAAGTGGCAACAAACCCAACCGCTGCCAGAAAAAGTATTTTCTCTCATGCGCCTGATATTATTGTTCTAGACCTTTCGTTTCCCGACACCGCAGAAGA
This genomic interval carries:
- a CDS encoding response regulator: MKILLVEDDETTVDVLAQELKTYHYTVETALDGQIGLELAQAYHYDLVVLDIMLPNLDGISICRQLRSQGSQIPILMLSGREGSSDRVIGLEAGADDYVVKPYELSELIARIQALLRRGNSTLTTVLTWEKLRLYPDAYQVTYEGTLLHLTPKEYSILELFLRNPQRIFSRSTILDHIWPSGEFPQEEAVSTQIKGLRQKLKTAGMNTNLIETVYGLGYRLKARPEDFPAARMSPEEQSHPTSVPLIDKLHAQAKVQAVLQEIRAKFLESWKAQIMVFEDAIVQLSTGNLTQELRSSAQAKAHTLIGSLGSFGLPKGSQVAQQIEQLLRLDSPGEKEAQQLQNLLDQLEQIVTSKPFTTESTVDVKIGSGRLLVVDDDEILTAQIKNEAIIWGFQVEVATNPTAARKSIFSHAPDIIVLDLSFPDTAEDGISLLAELVQITPKIPVLVLTARNQLSDRVEVARLGGNLFLEKPISPEEIIKAVAHELHRTQKPEAKILIVDDDRQVLKALSALLMPWGFQVKTLAEPRHFWQTLATTVPDLLILDVEMPGFSGIELCQVVRSEPRWSDLPVLFLSGHNDREIIHQVFTVGADDYVQKPIIEPELIARILNRLERTRILHRFTEIDKLTGTATRDKSIRDLGRLLRLAERQNQSLCLMILHLDHFKHINDRYGHEVGDLVLSLFGKRLKRFFRSEDIVARWSGEEFVLGLYGITREEGAKRLNDFLLTWCQQEFTDANNHTFRVTFSAGVADYSQDGTKLQELYRAADAALSQAKVMGRNCVLVSNPASACKF
- a CDS encoding DUF1816 domain-containing protein, whose amino-acid sequence is MLSTNLAKTDEIEFGWWVEIITLFPACSYYFGPFANILEAAAAKVGYLEDLQQEGAKGITLRIKQCQPETLTRISDRE